The Candidatus Kaelpia aquatica genome has a segment encoding these proteins:
- the era gene encoding GTPase Era: protein MEQRSADNKTTYSGFVAVIGRPNVGKSTLINMFMGEKVSIVSSTPKTTRDKIAAILTRDNFQIIFLDTPGMHKSKFLLDKYMIREAESSLDDADIIVVMIDAKKGIDKEDERIFEMIRPIKKPKFVVLNKVDLVKKPDILFMIDELSKWNKFDEYVPISATKSINTDRLLELITKNISEGPFHYPKDQLSDKSTRFHVAEIIREKILSRTYQELPFSIAVSVEEFLEKKEDLVVIEVAIYVEKSGQKAILIGKKGSMLKEVGIDAREEIEAFLSKRVYLELKVKINDKWRKDSLALKRVGYGR, encoded by the coding sequence ATGGAGCAAAGATCAGCTGATAATAAAACTACATATTCAGGTTTTGTTGCTGTTATAGGCAGGCCTAATGTTGGTAAATCTACCTTGATAAATATGTTTATGGGGGAGAAGGTGTCGATTGTTTCATCGACCCCCAAGACTACAAGAGACAAGATAGCAGCTATTTTAACAAGAGATAATTTTCAAATAATCTTTTTAGATACCCCTGGTATGCATAAGTCGAAGTTTTTATTGGATAAATATATGATTAGAGAGGCTGAATCATCATTAGATGATGCAGATATTATAGTTGTTATGATAGACGCCAAGAAGGGTATAGATAAAGAGGATGAGCGTATATTTGAGATGATAAGACCTATAAAGAAGCCAAAGTTTGTTGTTTTAAATAAGGTTGATCTGGTTAAGAAGCCGGATATACTATTTATGATAGATGAGTTATCAAAATGGAATAAGTTTGATGAGTATGTGCCTATTAGCGCAACCAAAAGTATTAATACAGATAGGCTCTTAGAATTAATAACTAAGAATATATCTGAAGGCCCATTCCATTATCCTAAGGATCAGCTTAGCGATAAATCAACCAGGTTTCATGTTGCAGAGATTATAAGGGAAAAGATTCTCTCTCGTACTTATCAGGAGCTACCTTTTTCTATTGCGGTATCGGTAGAAGAGTTCTTAGAGAAGAAAGAAGATTTAGTTGTTATAGAGGTGGCTATATATGTTGAGAAGAGCGGGCAGAAGGCTATATTAATAGGTAAGAAGGGAAGTATGCTTAAAGAGGTAGGGATTGATGCCAGAGAAGAGATTGAAGCCTTTTTAAGTAAAAGGGTCTATCTCGAATTAAAGGTTAAGATCAATGATAAATGGAGAAAAGATAGTCTTGCTTTAAAGAGAGTTGGTTATGGTAGATAG
- a CDS encoding methionine--tRNA ligase subunit beta, whose protein sequence is MISFNQFKDMELGAGTIKDVQDHPDADRLYVLKVSLGDGERQIVAGIKPYYEKDVLIGKQVVVILNIEPALIRGVESCGMLLAARDSDGITILTTERKVEDGAKIS, encoded by the coding sequence GTGATCAGTTTTAATCAGTTTAAAGATATGGAATTAGGTGCTGGGACTATTAAAGATGTTCAGGATCATCCCGATGCAGATAGGCTCTATGTTTTAAAAGTCTCTTTAGGAGACGGAGAGAGGCAGATTGTTGCTGGAATTAAGCCTTATTATGAAAAAGATGTTTTAATAGGTAAGCAGGTAGTTGTCATTTTGAACATTGAACCGGCTCTGATAAGAGGGGTTGAGTCTTGCGGTATGCTTCTTGCAGCTAGAGACTCAGATGGTATAACTATATTAACTACAGAGAGGAAAGTTGAAGATGGAGCAAAGATCAGCTGA
- a CDS encoding DUF523 domain-containing protein, with product MSKRRKSPILLGIDVILVSSCLVGKKCCYDGKSRLNHTAKGLCRGCRVIDVCPEVLAGLGIPRVASEIASDGDGGAVLNGASKVIDLEGHDLTDLFIEGAREALKIAKNNNVKYAIMKSHSPSCGVGLIYDGSFSDTLKNGDGVTVALFKREGIEVVSDRYLDG from the coding sequence ATGTCAAAAAGAAGAAAAAGTCCGATCCTTCTTGGAATTGATGTTATATTAGTAAGCTCCTGCCTTGTCGGTAAAAAATGCTGCTATGATGGAAAGAGCAGGTTAAATCATACTGCAAAAGGTCTTTGTCGGGGTTGTAGAGTAATAGATGTTTGCCCTGAGGTTTTAGCTGGTCTTGGTATTCCAAGAGTTGCCTCAGAGATAGCTTCAGATGGAGATGGAGGTGCTGTTCTAAATGGAGCATCTAAGGTTATAGACCTAGAGGGGCATGATCTGACAGATCTATTTATTGAAGGAGCTAGAGAGGCTCTAAAAATAGCAAAGAATAATAATGTTAAATATGCGATAATGAAGTCTCATAGCCCTTCTTGCGGAGTAGGTTTGATCTATGACGGAAGTTTTTCAGATACCTTAAAAAATGGAGACGGGGTTACGGTAGCCCTTTTTAAAAGAGAAGGGATTGAAGTTGTTTCAGATAGATATTTAGATGGATAG
- a CDS encoding PilZ domain-containing protein yields the protein MNMQEDRRKHYRLDAVLPLKLFYTDADFITETINVSSGGAYCQIDKFIPVMTKLKIVMFIPMMGKKKSHKITCDGIIVRTEPEYPADDIDNYSVAIFFSNLKKSDRSKIATYVKKKKKSDPSWN from the coding sequence ATGAACATGCAGGAAGATAGACGGAAACATTATCGTTTGGATGCGGTATTACCGCTCAAGCTTTTTTATACTGATGCTGACTTTATAACAGAGACGATCAATGTCAGTAGCGGTGGGGCATACTGTCAGATTGACAAGTTTATTCCTGTTATGACAAAGCTCAAGATTGTTATGTTTATTCCCATGATGGGTAAAAAGAAATCTCATAAAATTACCTGTGATGGTATAATAGTGAGAACAGAACCGGAATATCCAGCCGATGATATTGACAACTATAGTGTAGCCATATTTTTTAGCAATCTTAAAAAATCAGACCGTTCTAAGATAGCAACATATGTCAAAAAGAAGAAAAAGTCCGATCCTTCTTGGAATTGA
- a CDS encoding MBL fold metallo-hydrolase — MNEVLDAIEWLSHASFRIEYEGKVIYIDPWRVKDLKPADLVLITHPHFDHFSEEDILKLIKNGTSVVLPKNIKSSSFEDANIITMAPYDYKDVAGFKIRAIPAYNVDKENHPKSSSWLGYLIEIGGLLIYHAGDTDLIPEMDDLNVDIALLPIGGTYTMDGREAACAAERVKAKTVIPMHYGDIVGSEQDLNIFKKNLSKDIELKVLS, encoded by the coding sequence ATGAACGAAGTCTTAGATGCTATTGAGTGGCTTTCTCATGCAAGTTTTAGGATAGAGTATGAAGGTAAGGTTATTTATATAGATCCTTGGCGTGTTAAGGATCTAAAGCCTGCAGACCTGGTACTCATAACCCATCCCCACTTTGATCATTTCTCAGAAGAGGATATCTTGAAGCTAATCAAGAATGGTACTTCTGTAGTATTGCCAAAAAATATTAAGAGCTCTTCTTTTGAGGATGCCAATATTATTACAATGGCTCCTTATGACTATAAGGATGTTGCTGGATTTAAGATTAGAGCGATTCCTGCATATAATGTAGATAAAGAGAACCATCCTAAATCAAGCTCTTGGTTAGGTTATTTGATAGAGATAGGCGGCCTTTTAATATACCATGCAGGAGATACAGATTTAATACCTGAGATGGATGATCTAAATGTAGATATAGCTCTTCTTCCTATAGGAGGCACATATACTATGGATGGAAGAGAGGCGGCTTGCGCTGCAGAGAGAGTTAAGGCTAAGACAGTTATTCCAATGCATTATGGAGATATAGTTGGCTCAGAGCAAGATTTGAATATTTTTAAAAAGAACCTTAGTAAAGATATAGAGCTTAAAGTTCTAAGTTAG
- the fmt gene encoding methionyl-tRNA formyltransferase — MNIVFFGSGKFAIPALKLILNRDDLCLKAVITQPDRKANRGMHCQPTEVGNFIATRDFKGKVLKPSDVNSKESILKIGSLSPDVFVVASYGSIISKEILGLASTMPLNIHGSLLPKYRGAAPVNWAIVSGERETGVTLFKMNERLDAGDIIAKKRITITEDMNASSLEDILANNSVKLLEDVLSCLNKGAVKLYPQKGESSYAPKLKRGDGLIDWSAKAIDIYNKVRGLLPWPGGFSYLDFKLLKICKARVDFKEYVDADLAEIVRVEHDYFSVKCGLGNLDIFDLQLEGKRRMVARDFLLGHRVEPGMKLGA; from the coding sequence ATGAATATTGTTTTTTTTGGATCAGGTAAATTTGCAATCCCCGCCTTAAAGCTTATTTTAAACAGGGATGATCTTTGCTTGAAGGCTGTTATTACTCAGCCGGATAGAAAAGCAAATAGAGGCATGCATTGTCAGCCTACAGAAGTGGGAAATTTTATAGCTACACGTGATTTTAAAGGCAAGGTGCTTAAGCCTTCTGATGTAAACTCAAAAGAGTCTATTTTAAAGATAGGTAGTCTCTCTCCAGATGTTTTTGTAGTCGCATCCTATGGCAGTATTATCTCAAAAGAGATTTTAGGACTGGCCTCTACCATGCCTTTAAATATCCATGGTTCACTCTTGCCAAAATATAGGGGCGCTGCTCCTGTTAACTGGGCAATTGTAAGTGGGGAGAGAGAGACAGGCGTTACTCTGTTTAAGATGAACGAAAGGCTTGATGCTGGAGATATAATTGCTAAGAAGAGAATAACTATTACTGAGGATATGAATGCGTCTTCTCTTGAAGATATATTAGCCAATAATTCTGTTAAGCTCTTGGAAGATGTTTTAAGCTGCTTAAACAAAGGAGCTGTTAAGCTTTATCCCCAGAAAGGAGAGTCAAGCTATGCTCCGAAGCTAAAGAGGGGGGATGGTCTGATAGATTGGAGCGCTAAGGCGATTGATATTTATAATAAGGTTCGAGGTCTATTGCCTTGGCCGGGTGGTTTTAGCTACCTAGATTTCAAGTTACTTAAGATATGTAAGGCTAGGGTGGATTTTAAAGAGTATGTAGATGCTGATCTGGCTGAGATAGTTAGAGTTGAGCATGATTATTTTAGTGTTAAGTGCGGCCTGGGAAACCTTGATATTTTTGATCTACAACTTGAGGGTAAGAGGAGGATGGTTGCCAGAGATTTTCTTTTGGGACATAGAGTGGAGCCAGGAATGAAACTCGGTGCTTGA
- the def gene encoding peptide deformylase, with the protein MSSRDFNREVLKYPEIVLRRKTRPVKVVDEDVLKLIRLMIDVMLKTHGVGLSANQIGQNLRIFVASPRLKREEVYVFINPRILNRSGAQTDQEGCLSVPGFNAFIKRYDKVTVEALDVDGKKFKIKTEGFMARIIQHEIDHLNGKLLIQKLSYRERKKHLKSVLNKEI; encoded by the coding sequence ATGAGCTCTAGAGATTTTAATAGAGAGGTTCTTAAGTATCCTGAGATTGTCTTAAGAAGGAAAACTAGACCTGTTAAGGTAGTAGATGAAGATGTTCTTAAACTCATAAGGCTTATGATAGATGTCATGCTTAAAACTCATGGAGTGGGTTTATCGGCAAATCAGATTGGCCAGAATTTAAGAATATTTGTTGCATCTCCACGATTGAAGAGAGAGGAAGTTTATGTCTTCATAAATCCCAGGATTCTAAATAGAAGCGGGGCTCAGACAGACCAGGAGGGCTGCCTCTCTGTTCCTGGGTTCAATGCTTTTATTAAGAGGTATGATAAAGTTACTGTAGAGGCTTTGGATGTTGATGGTAAAAAGTTTAAAATTAAAACAGAGGGTTTTATGGCTAGAATTATCCAGCACGAGATAGACCACTTAAATGGGAAGCTATTAATTCAAAAGCTCTCCTACAGAGAACGTAAGAAGCATTTAAAATCTGTTTTAAATAAAGAAATATGA
- the priA gene encoding primosomal protein N': protein MLINVVFGLAVDRVFSYSLPSGISKVEIGSRVKAPFRNSIKVGYVVGINEDGKSFPGLKDILELLDDKPLLNEEMLQLSKWISSYYYSSWGEAIEAIVPSILRKGRESYGPRKDYLSLADDSFIRPTVLTKDQEEVLKTINRTLGSFSSFLLHGVTGSGKTEVYIRVIEEVLKRGQSAIVLVPEIALTPQTISRFKKCLGDKISVLHSRLTEAQRFKEWEKLKDETNRVSIGTRSAVFAPLENIGLIVIDEEHDSSYKQNETPRYHAREVALKRAQINGCPLILGSATPALESYYKAQRGEHILLRLPERVKEQSLPLVGVVDLKTVKKKSMADMIFTPPLKSKLEEVLSRDMQAILFLNRRGFSTFIYCQNCGYVVKCRRCDITLTYHMKTKDLICHYCNYRSDLPELCPQCRNKYLSLRGIGTQRVVSELHKLFPSARAERLDSDSLAEKGKLDDIISRFRERKIDILVGTQIVAKGHDFPHVELVGVILADLSLNILDFRSGEKTFSLITQVAGRSGRGDNRGSVVIQTYNPEHFTIKTSVDHDYESFYAQEIKRREEIGFPPFSELIKIEFRHKDERKVKSAAEKVKAKLIESLGSVVDVLGPAPSPVKKKKDVYRWNLISKTKNVEQTSRLLYNIIGYNRCLDGVNVIVDVNPYEL from the coding sequence ATGCTTATAAATGTCGTTTTTGGGCTAGCTGTAGACAGAGTCTTCTCTTATTCTCTGCCTTCTGGTATATCCAAGGTGGAGATAGGGTCCCGCGTAAAAGCTCCTTTTAGAAATAGCATTAAGGTGGGCTATGTTGTAGGTATCAATGAAGATGGTAAGAGTTTTCCTGGATTAAAAGACATTCTTGAGTTACTTGACGACAAGCCTCTTCTTAATGAAGAGATGCTTCAGCTGAGCAAGTGGATCTCGTCTTATTATTACAGTAGTTGGGGGGAGGCTATTGAGGCAATAGTACCTTCTATCTTAAGAAAAGGCAGAGAGAGTTATGGGCCGAGAAAAGATTATCTCTCTTTGGCTGACGATAGTTTTATAAGACCTACTGTTTTAACAAAAGACCAGGAAGAAGTTTTAAAAACGATAAATAGAACCCTCGGTTCTTTTAGCAGTTTTCTTCTCCACGGTGTTACTGGTTCAGGTAAGACTGAGGTTTATATCAGAGTAATTGAAGAGGTTTTAAAGAGGGGTCAGTCTGCCATAGTACTTGTTCCGGAGATTGCCTTAACTCCTCAGACTATATCTAGATTCAAAAAATGTTTAGGGGACAAGATATCCGTGCTCCATAGCCGTTTAACAGAGGCTCAGCGTTTTAAAGAGTGGGAAAAATTAAAGGATGAAACAAATAGAGTCTCTATTGGTACTAGATCTGCTGTTTTTGCCCCGCTTGAAAATATTGGACTTATAGTCATAGATGAAGAGCATGATTCAAGTTATAAGCAGAATGAGACTCCGCGTTATCATGCTAGGGAAGTGGCATTAAAGAGGGCCCAGATCAATGGCTGTCCTCTTATTTTAGGCTCAGCAACCCCAGCTCTTGAGTCTTACTATAAAGCTCAGAGAGGAGAGCATATCCTGCTTAGGCTCCCTGAGCGGGTTAAGGAGCAGAGCCTTCCTTTGGTCGGTGTCGTAGATTTAAAGACAGTGAAAAAGAAAAGTATGGCCGACATGATATTTACGCCCCCTCTAAAGAGTAAGCTGGAGGAGGTTTTAAGCAGGGATATGCAGGCAATACTCTTTCTGAACAGGCGAGGTTTTTCCACTTTTATCTACTGCCAGAATTGCGGTTATGTTGTAAAGTGCAGGAGGTGCGATATAACGTTAACCTATCACATGAAAACTAAGGATCTCATATGTCACTACTGCAACTATAGGAGTGATCTTCCTGAGTTATGCCCTCAGTGTCGCAATAAATATTTGAGTTTACGAGGTATAGGTACTCAAAGGGTTGTCTCTGAGCTGCACAAGCTCTTTCCTTCTGCTAGAGCAGAGCGGCTCGATTCAGATTCTCTAGCCGAAAAAGGCAAGTTAGATGACATTATCAGCCGGTTTAGAGAGAGGAAGATCGACATCTTAGTAGGCACTCAAATAGTAGCTAAAGGACATGATTTTCCTCACGTTGAACTAGTTGGTGTTATATTAGCTGATCTGTCGTTAAATATACTCGATTTTAGATCTGGAGAGAAGACGTTCTCTCTTATTACACAAGTTGCCGGGCGGTCCGGACGAGGTGATAATAGAGGTTCGGTTGTAATTCAGACCTATAATCCTGAGCATTTTACTATTAAAACAAGCGTAGATCATGATTATGAGAGTTTTTATGCTCAAGAAATAAAGAGAAGAGAGGAGATCGGTTTTCCGCCTTTCTCTGAATTAATTAAGATAGAATTTCGTCATAAGGATGAGAGAAAAGTCAAAAGTGCTGCAGAGAAGGTCAAGGCTAAGTTAATAGAGTCCTTAGGCAGCGTAGTGGATGTTTTGGGTCCTGCGCCTAGTCCTGTTAAAAAGAAGAAAGATGTTTACCGTTGGAATTTGATCTCTAAAACTAAAAATGTTGAACAAACATCCAGACTCTTGTATAACATTATTGGTTACAATAGATGTTTAGATGGTGTTAATGTAATAGTTGACGTGAACCCTTATGAGCTCTAG
- a CDS encoding uracil-DNA glycosylase: protein MPKSKSYYLDGLRGKIEKCKKCALHLSRNNIVFGEGSSDARLLFIGEAPGADEDMQARPFIGRSGQLLTKIINAMGLKREDVYIANILKCRPPGNRDPHPHEVEECIHYLFMQLDIIAPEMIVVLGRVAGITFFGKNFSITKERGRTLEFRGIPVIPTFHPAYLLMNPKAKKLTWDDMKKVLAELNLPVPSTVAGK, encoded by the coding sequence ATGCCTAAAAGTAAGAGTTATTACCTAGATGGTCTTCGCGGAAAGATAGAGAAGTGCAAAAAGTGTGCGCTCCATTTAAGCAGGAATAATATTGTCTTCGGTGAGGGCAGCTCCGATGCACGCCTACTCTTTATTGGGGAGGCTCCCGGAGCTGATGAAGATATGCAGGCTCGTCCATTCATTGGCAGATCCGGCCAATTGTTGACGAAGATTATAAATGCCATGGGTCTTAAGAGGGAGGATGTATATATAGCAAATATACTTAAATGCAGGCCTCCTGGGAATAGAGATCCTCATCCTCATGAGGTTGAGGAGTGTATTCACTATCTTTTTATGCAGCTGGATATCATAGCTCCAGAGATGATAGTTGTTTTAGGGCGGGTTGCAGGGATTACTTTTTTTGGGAAGAATTTCTCTATCACGAAAGAACGGGGTAGGACCCTTGAGTTTAGAGGCATACCTGTTATCCCGACATTCCATCCGGCATACCTTCTTATGAATCCCAAAGCAAAGAAGTTGACCTGGGATGATATGAAGAAGGTCTTAGCTGAGCTTAACTTGCCGGTTCCAAGTACTGTAGCTGGGAAATAA
- a CDS encoding HAD-IIIA family hydrolase: MRPIFLDRDGVINREPSDFGSDYVRSVEQFEVLPRVAEALKLLIENGYDVYLISNQAGVSKGFYSEEILNSITSALEDELHKYGVKLKDIKYCLHQDSDNCECRKPKTKMFEEVMDNYSGIGRANLFYIGDTKRDVESASNFGISSILVLSGKTKIDNVFDVNAGADFVAKDLHDAVKSIILK; this comes from the coding sequence ATGAGACCTATATTTCTTGATCGTGATGGAGTTATCAATAGAGAGCCGTCAGATTTTGGATCTGACTACGTAAGAAGCGTTGAACAGTTTGAGGTTCTTCCCCGTGTAGCTGAAGCCTTAAAGCTTTTGATAGAGAACGGTTATGACGTCTATTTAATATCAAATCAGGCTGGGGTCAGCAAAGGGTTTTATTCAGAAGAGATACTCAATAGTATTACCTCTGCTTTAGAAGATGAGCTGCATAAATACGGAGTAAAGCTGAAAGATATAAAGTATTGCTTGCATCAGGATTCTGATAATTGTGAATGTAGGAAGCCTAAGACAAAGATGTTTGAAGAGGTTATGGATAACTATAGCGGTATAGGGAGAGCAAACCTATTTTATATAGGTGATACCAAAAGAGACGTAGAGAGTGCTAGTAATTTTGGAATAAGTTCGATCCTTGTTTTAAGTGGTAAGACTAAGATAGATAACGTTTTTGATGTTAATGCTGGAGCAGATTTTGTGGCTAAAGATCTACATGATGCCGTTAAAAGTATAATCTTAAAATGA
- a CDS encoding GDP-mannose 4,6-dehydratase yields the protein MKVLITGAAGMVGSHCAEFYAGEGDEVVGIDNLMRSKLFGSDKKSVEYNWEYLSDFKNIERVYLDIRDRDGLEEVFKKNDFELIIHAAAQPGVGYSVQNPAEDFNINAVGTFNMLEATRKYAPGASFIFCSTNKVYGENVSNYELVETKKRYSFKEIEGISESTGIDLVPHTPYGASKYVGDIYLQEYIDTYNIRGSVFRMSCIYGRRQFGFEDQGWLAWFLIAAVMGKKITIYGDGKQVRDVLFVDDLVRAFNAFHVSGKKSGLYNIGGGPENTTSLLEYLTLLEDLLSFKIEKYFSDWRPSDQKVYISDITKVKNELNWAPAIKLDQGLNYLVEWVKRNRDLF from the coding sequence ATGAAGGTGTTGATTACAGGTGCTGCCGGGATGGTCGGTTCTCATTGCGCTGAATTCTATGCTGGAGAAGGTGATGAGGTTGTGGGGATAGACAATCTTATGCGTTCAAAACTTTTTGGAAGCGATAAAAAGTCAGTTGAATACAACTGGGAATATCTCTCTGATTTTAAGAATATTGAAAGGGTCTATCTTGATATTAGAGACAGAGATGGATTGGAAGAGGTTTTTAAGAAAAACGATTTTGAGCTTATAATACATGCTGCAGCCCAGCCGGGTGTTGGGTATTCAGTGCAGAATCCGGCTGAAGATTTTAATATTAATGCAGTAGGGACCTTTAACATGCTGGAGGCGACAAGGAAGTATGCCCCCGGAGCCTCTTTTATATTCTGCTCCACAAATAAGGTCTATGGTGAAAATGTATCTAATTATGAATTAGTTGAAACTAAGAAGAGATACTCTTTTAAAGAGATAGAGGGAATCTCTGAATCTACCGGTATAGATCTTGTTCCGCATACTCCATATGGCGCGAGTAAATACGTAGGAGATATCTACCTCCAGGAGTACATAGATACTTACAATATTAGGGGCTCTGTCTTTAGAATGAGCTGTATCTATGGAAGGCGCCAGTTTGGCTTTGAAGACCAGGGTTGGTTAGCCTGGTTTCTTATAGCTGCTGTTATGGGTAAGAAGATAACTATCTACGGAGACGGAAAACAGGTTAGAGATGTTCTCTTTGTGGATGATTTAGTAAGAGCTTTTAATGCTTTCCATGTTTCAGGTAAAAAATCCGGGCTTTATAATATCGGTGGCGGCCCTGAGAACACCACCTCGCTTCTTGAGTACCTCACTCTACTTGAAGATCTCCTCTCATTTAAGATAGAGAAATATTTTTCAGATTGGCGGCCCTCCGATCAGAAGGTATATATCTCTGATATTACCAAGGTGAAGAATGAGCTTAACTGGGCTCCAGCTATAAAATTGGATCAGGGTTTAAACTATCTCGTTGAATGGGTAAAAAGAAATAGAGATCTTTTTTAA
- a CDS encoding polyprenyl synthetase family protein yields MNIKVYLKQRKELVDEYIKYVFPIHDQPEKIHEALWFSMFEGGKRIRPIIMLAIADLAGVGLERVLNAAAGIEMIHSSTLILDDLPSMDDALIRRGKPALHKVYGESTAILTANILMLDGLKLITEDLIKSLEDRERLLEINQDVFEEIGKEGVMLGQFLDLSFSGKSVNKREIEEIHRRKTSSLFILSSKVAALLCGFKQDQVTALVNYAESFGMVFQISDDLLALEGATSKTGKFSLRNDVSPNYISAIGEKESRKKMNDCTKKAISNIKVFKKEGEALIELVKLLKGRSA; encoded by the coding sequence ATGAATATCAAGGTATATTTAAAGCAGAGAAAAGAGCTTGTCGATGAGTACATTAAGTATGTTTTTCCAATTCATGATCAGCCTGAGAAGATTCATGAGGCATTGTGGTTCTCCATGTTTGAAGGCGGCAAGAGGATAAGGCCTATCATTATGCTTGCTATAGCCGATTTAGCCGGAGTAGGTCTTGAAAGGGTACTCAATGCAGCAGCTGGAATCGAAATGATTCACTCCAGTACTCTTATACTCGATGATCTACCTTCTATGGATGATGCTTTGATTAGACGCGGTAAACCAGCTTTGCATAAAGTCTATGGGGAGTCGACCGCTATCTTAACAGCCAATATTCTTATGCTTGACGGGCTCAAGCTAATAACAGAAGATCTTATAAAATCATTGGAAGACAGGGAGAGACTCTTAGAGATAAATCAAGATGTTTTTGAAGAGATAGGTAAGGAGGGTGTAATGCTGGGGCAGTTTTTAGATCTCTCTTTCTCTGGTAAGAGTGTAAACAAGAGAGAGATAGAGGAGATTCACAGGAGAAAAACTTCCTCTCTTTTTATTCTCTCTTCCAAGGTGGCTGCATTGCTCTGCGGCTTCAAGCAAGATCAAGTTACTGCGTTAGTAAACTATGCTGAATCTTTCGGCATGGTATTTCAAATAAGCGATGATCTCTTGGCTCTTGAGGGCGCAACGTCAAAGACTGGCAAATTCTCTCTTAGAAACGATGTGAGTCCAAATTACATATCTGCAATAGGTGAGAAGGAGTCCAGGAAGAAGATGAATGATTGCACTAAGAAGGCTATCTCTAATATTAAGGTTTTTAAAAAAGAAGGAGAAGCTTTAATAGAGTTGGTTAAACTTCTTAAAGGAAGGAGTGCTTAG
- a CDS encoding NAD(P)-dependent oxidoreductase: protein MKVLLTGASGLLGGYLVSELKDDYELVLISHQKEVLGVDCDITDESAVERIFDSHSPEIVIHAAAISDVDFCHNNPGIAHSVNAIGTLNLAYHSSKSDATFVYISTDYVFNGDKHSPYTEEDEPHPETIYGETKYAGEHFVSYFSEKYYTLRTGLLYGDNNDPLRDICSRLKSSLGVDVADNQFISPTYALDFARCLKEFLSKVMVGEGGSGIAYGIYHLANKGELSRYELALKVAEICNLESIFIKPFKLSEISITVKRPEYSVLSVDKFERATGLEVRPCVEALVEYL, encoded by the coding sequence ATGAAGGTTTTGCTTACGGGGGCAAGCGGTTTATTGGGTGGTTATTTAGTCTCAGAGTTAAAAGATGATTACGAGCTTGTTCTGATATCACACCAGAAAGAGGTTCTAGGGGTAGATTGTGATATAACTGACGAGTCGGCAGTTGAGAGGATTTTTGACTCTCATAGCCCTGAAATTGTCATACATGCCGCAGCTATATCTGACGTTGATTTTTGCCATAATAATCCTGGTATAGCCCATAGTGTTAATGCAATCGGAACCTTGAATCTCGCATACCATAGTTCTAAATCTGACGCAACCTTTGTTTATATAAGTACAGACTATGTTTTCAATGGCGATAAGCACTCTCCTTATACAGAAGAAGATGAGCCCCACCCTGAGACTATTTATGGGGAGACTAAATATGCAGGAGAGCATTTTGTAAGCTATTTTTCAGAAAAATACTACACTCTAAGAACAGGCTTACTCTATGGGGATAACAATGACCCACTAAGAGATATCTGCAGCAGGCTGAAGTCTTCTTTAGGGGTTGATGTAGCAGATAACCAGTTTATTTCTCCTACTTATGCTCTTGATTTTGCGCGCTGCCTAAAGGAGTTTTTATCAAAGGTAATGGTTGGTGAAGGGGGCAGCGGTATAGCTTACGGGATCTACCACCTCGCAAATAAAGGAGAACTGAGCAGGTATGAGTTAGCTCTTAAGGTTGCAGAGATCTGTAATTTAGAGAGTATTTTTATAAAGCCTTTTAAGCTGAGCGAGATATCTATAACTGTAAAACGTCCGGAATATTCGGTTTTAAGTGTTGATAAATTTGAAAGAGCTACGGGCTTAGAGGTGAGGCCTTGTGTTGAAGCTCTTGTTGAATATCTATAA